GAACGATGGAGCGCAGCGTCTCCACCTCCATGTAATCGCCCGGCGTGGCGGTGGCATGCAGGTCCCAGGCGGCGATGTCGCCGGCTTCGACCGCCGCGGCGTCCAGCGCCGCGCGCACCGCTCGCGTTGGGCCTGCCCGCGTCGGCGTGATGATGTGCTCGGCATCGGAGGTCACCCCCACGGCGAGCGGCTCCATCCCGAGGGGAGAGAAGCCGCGCCGGGTCATGAACTCGAGATCGCCGACGATCCAGAGAACGGCCCCGCCGGCGACATGGGTGCCGCGGAGCCGGGTGAGAGGCTTCGAGACCATGCCGTCGGCGGCGGAGACGCGGGCGTTGTAGAAAGCCCCCACGGTCAGCGCATGCGGCGGCGGGTCGGTGGCGCCGACGACGACGGCGCGGGCTTCGCCGCGCTGGATCGCGTCCATCCCCAGTTTCAAAGCCACGCCGAAGGTGGAGCAGGCGGCGACGGGAGCGAAGGTGGCACCGACGATGCGCCCGAGCATGGAGATCTGGCTCGCCGGCGTGTTGGGGATGTTCCAGATCACCTTCGCCGACACCACTTCCCAAGGCGGTGTCGGAGTCTGCCACTTCTCCTGCAGCTTGCCGTGCAGTCGGCGTTTCTCGCGGATGACGCGGAGCTTCGCCGTCTCGATCTCGCCCTCGGCGCTCAGGTCCTCGATGGCCCGCACCTCGCGCAGGTACTCGGCGAGCTCGGAGGAGCGGGCAGCCCAGTAAGCAAGCCAGACATCCTCGGTTTGGTCGCGGTTGTCTTCCCCCACGCTGCGCGGATCCGGCGGCACGCCGGAGACGGTGCGGCGTTCGTCCTCACCGAGGTTGGCGTAGTGCCGGAAGGCGCTGTTGCGCTCCGGGCGGCTCCAGAAGCGGTTCCAGCGCCGCTGCGCCCGGTATAGCGCCAGGGTCTCATCGTGCAACGTGGGCAAGCTGCCGAGACCGGTACCCACATAGACATGCGCCTGCGTGCCGAGGTCTTGCAGCACGTCTTCCAGACCGGGGTTCTGCTCGAGGGCTTGCACGAACGCGCCGATGGCGTAATGCGTCGACGGGTCCATCTTCTCCTCGAGCTGGTGGAAGCGGTTCGGCGTGAAACGCTCGGTGATCCACTTCTTGTAGGTCTCGAAACGGAACTCGGGCTGGCCCACGAGGAAGTTGTCGGGGCCGAAGCCATGGAAGGGGGCGAGCCAGCTGGTGGCGCTGGCGAGATTGGTGGCGAAGGTCTCGATGTCGGGGGACCGGGGCGCGACGATGCCCCAGCCAAAGAGTCCGACGCGGGTCAAGAGGAGGCCCTCCTTCTCGGCGACCCAAGAGAGTACCCGATGCGGAACCGGTCCGTCAGCGCGCCTGGGCCGAGGGCGCACGGCAGCGGCCGGTCGAGGGAGTTTCTCGCCTACGGCCTAGACGCCGACGGGAAGCGGGGCTCGCGCGTGTGCGCGTCACTGCGGTTGGTGCGCGGGACGCAAGAGGTCGTTGATTGTCTTCACCGGATTGAAGGTGGTTTCCGGAACTTCCACCAGCAGGGTGATCCAGCGCGACATCCCGCCGTTCCAGAGCCCGGGGTGCTCCAGAGCCCGTAGCTTCCTTCCGGCGCTCGACTTTTCCGAGATGAAGACCGCCTCGTGATCCACATAACGCTGCAGTGCGAAGGCCTGACCGCGGGCGTCGCGTAAGCCGCAGACGAGATCCACCGGGCTGAAGTGGGTCATGGAGGCGAAGATGCGCTGCTGTTCCGGGTTGCTCGTGTCGATCTGGGCGCGCTCCACGATCTGCACCGTCGACTCCTCGTCGGCGCCGCGCACCCAGAAGGGGCCTCCGCCGGGCTCACCACGGTTGTGCACCATACCGCAGACGCGCACGGGGCTGTCCAAGCGCTGCAGGAGGAAATCGCGTTGGGCCGTGGTCCCAGCCGCGGTGACCGCTGGGGGTACGGTCAGGCCCAGGTCGTCGCGGACGAAATGCAGCGCCTCCTCGACGGCGCGCTCCGGGGCGCCGCCTGACTGCAACCGCGACACGTGGGCGAAGAGACGCTGCTGCAGCGAACAGAGATAGCCGCCGAGGACTTTCTTCCACAGCAGGGTGTCGGCCAGCTGGTCCTCGGTGGTGACGTTGTCGATGTTCTTGATCATGACGAGATCGGCTCCGAGGGCGCCGAGGTTCTCGAGCAATGCACCGTGCCCGCCAGGGCGGAGCAGGAGATCGCCGGCGTCGTTGCGGAAGGCGTGGCCCTCGAGATCCACGGCGAGCGTGGCGGTGGCGGCCTTCTGCGAGGAGAAGCCGATGTCGAAGCGCACGCCGAAGCGGGTTTCGAGGTCCGGCCGGCGGGAGGCGAGCAGCGCCTCGAAGCGCGGCAACCACTCGGGGGCCACGGTGAAGTGCAGCCGGCAGCATCCCTCGCGATCGGCGATGGCGTGCGCCGCCTCGACGAGATGCTCCTCGAAGGCGGTGCGCGGCGTTCCGGAATAGCGATGGAAGGGAAGGAGCCCCTTGGGGACGTCGCCGTAGGCGAGTCCCTTCGCGGTCAGCAAATGCTCGAGAGCGGGGCGCAGGTCGCCGGCGAGGAGGGTGCCGAGGTCGAGGCCCGAAGCGGCGAGGGAGCGGCGCAGCTGGTCGTGGAAGGCGAAGAGCGGCAAGGAGTCCGCGAAGCACAGCACTTCGTCCGCTGCATCGTCGTGTCTTGCCGCCAGATCATCACGCCGCAGCGACGAGCGCCCGTGCAGCGCCTCCAGGAGTGGCGCGAACATGCGGCTCGCCGCACCCGAAGCGGGCACGAACTTGAGAAAGCGTCCGGCGAGCCGAGCCGCTTCGTAGGCTTCCAGGCAGGCGGCGCGCTCCGTCTGGTCGAGATGCCGGATGCCGTCCCCGAGGGTGCAAGGCCGGTCGAGTTGCAAGAAATGTGGCGGCCGCGCGAAGAGACGGAGCTGGCGCTCCGCTTCTTCCACGGGAATGGCATGCTGGCGCAAGAGATCCAGGTCCCGGGGCGTCCATTCTCCCTGCATGCGGCCCGTCCTGGGTCAGACGCCGAGAACGCGAGCGGCGCGATCGAAATCTTCCGGGCGCACGTACACGATGTAGCCGAAGCCGTCGCGGCCATCGGTGACGCCGTTGGAGGCGAAGACGTTGATCTGCGCCTCCGAGAGCTTGCGGTGGATGTCGGCGAAGGCGCCGAGCTTGTCGTCCCCCTGCACGAGGAGGGCGCGGCTCGGCCCGAGGAGCACGAGGCCGTGGTCCTCGGCGGCGCGGACGAACTCCCGCACGTTGTCCGGGAAGATGACGAGCTGCGCCTGGTCGGCGCCGGTGGGTACGGCGCTGAAGGCGAGGAGATTCACCTTCGCCGCAGCCAGCTGGGACAGGACCTCGTGGGCCGCCCCCGGGCGGTCGCGGACGGTGGTATTGAAGTACTCGACGCTGCGGATGGACAGGGCCATGGGGACGCCTCCGGATCTGCCGCCTGGCGTAGGCGGGCCAAAGTGGCAGTATCGTCGGCCCCGGAGTGAATGGCAACGGGCTGCTTGCAGGCTCCAAGTAGACCGCCTACCATGCAGCGCATCTACGGAGACACGATGCAGCTCGGCTTCGTCATCGATCAAACCCGGTGCATCGGCTGCCACGCCTGCACCGTGGCCTGCAAGGCCGAGAACGACGTCCCCCTTGGCGCCTTCCGCACCTGGGTGAAGTACACCGAGACAGGCGATTTCCCGGCGGTCAAGCGCCACTTCACCGTGTTGCGCTGCAACCAGTGCACCGACGCACCGTGCGTGCAGATCTGCCCGGTCTCGGCGCTCGAAAAGCGCGCCGACGGCATCGTGGACGTGGATCCGGCCGTCTGCATCGGTTGCAAGGGCTGCCTGCAAGCCTGCCCGTACGATGCGCTTTACATCCACCCAGGAAACGGCACGGCGCAGAAGTGTCACTTCTGCGCCCATCGGGTCGAGCGCGGCCTGGCGCCAGCCTGCGCCATCGTCTGCCCGACAGAGGCGATCATCCCCGGCGACTTCCACGACCCCGAAAGCCGGGTGGCGAAGATGCGTCGCGAAGAGGAGCTGGTGGCGCGCAAGACCGAGGCACGCACCGGACCCAACGTCTATTACAAAGAAGCTCACGTCACCGGAGTCGAGCCCCTGGCCGCCAACGCGGCGGGCGGATTCCTGTGGGCGAACCAGATCCCAGGCGTGCAGCTCGATGCCCAGACCTTCGAAGCACTGGAGCGTCGTGCCGAAGGGCGGACGGTGTACGACGTCGCCCACCTGCCGGCCTGGGGCGGGAAGGTGACGAGCTATCTCTTCACCAAGTCTCTCGCCGCCGGTGTGGTATTGGCTGGCGCGTTCCTGGTGCCGTCGGTGCGGCGCGAAGGCGGAAGCAGCGCGGTCTGGGTTCCGTTCCTCTCCCTCCTCTTCCTGCTCGCGACGGCTGTTCTCTTGGTGGCGGACCTGAAGCGGCCCGAGCGCTTCTATTTCATCCTGCGGCGGCCCAACTGGAGTTCCTGGATCGCCCGTGGCGCGGTCGTGCTCACCGCCTTCGGCGGCGTGGTGGTGGGGTGGATGGTGCTCCTCGGGGCGAACGCTGGCACCGGTTGGGGTGGCAACCTGTTACACGGAATCGTTCTCGGCCTCGCGGCGCTCTTGGCGGCGCTGTGCGCCGGATACACCGGCTGGCTCTTCGGTCAATCCCGCGGTCGCGTGCTGTGGATGAAGCGCGGTTTGTGGCTGCATCTGATCGCACAGGCCGTGGTAGCGGGTGCGGCGCTGCTCATCTTGGTGGCGCCCTTCATCGGACTCGGTCTCGAAGCAATCGGGATCCTCCGGCGCGTGCTCATCGTCGGGCTCTTGTGGCATCTCGCCTTCACCCTCGTGGAAGCCAAGCTCGCGCCTCCCAAGCGGGAAGCAGAGTACGCTCGCGCCGCGCGGCTCGTGTCTCATGGGCCCTTCGCGCGCCGGCACTGGGTGGTGGGTGTCGGACTGGGGACCGTGGTAGCCATCGGTCTCGCCCTCTTTTTCATGCCGCCGCCACTCTGGGCCGCGGCGTCGCTCCTGGCGCTCTTGGGGCTCTACGTCGAAGAAGACATCCTGGTACGTGCCGGGCAAGCTTTGCCCATCAGTTGACGACGGAGGAATGACGATGGCGGAGCGCGAGGAGC
The sequence above is a segment of the Candidatus Krumholzibacteriia bacterium genome. Coding sequences within it:
- a CDS encoding 4Fe-4S dicluster domain-containing protein, with the translated sequence MQRIYGDTMQLGFVIDQTRCIGCHACTVACKAENDVPLGAFRTWVKYTETGDFPAVKRHFTVLRCNQCTDAPCVQICPVSALEKRADGIVDVDPAVCIGCKGCLQACPYDALYIHPGNGTAQKCHFCAHRVERGLAPACAIVCPTEAIIPGDFHDPESRVAKMRREEELVARKTEARTGPNVYYKEAHVTGVEPLAANAAGGFLWANQIPGVQLDAQTFEALERRAEGRTVYDVAHLPAWGGKVTSYLFTKSLAAGVVLAGAFLVPSVRREGGSSAVWVPFLSLLFLLATAVLLVADLKRPERFYFILRRPNWSSWIARGAVVLTAFGGVVVGWMVLLGANAGTGWGGNLLHGIVLGLAALLAALCAGYTGWLFGQSRGRVLWMKRGLWLHLIAQAVVAGAALLILVAPFIGLGLEAIGILRRVLIVGLLWHLAFTLVEAKLAPPKREAEYARAARLVSHGPFARRHWVVGVGLGTVVAIGLALFFMPPPLWAAASLLALLGLYVEEDILVRAGQALPIS
- a CDS encoding DUF4301 family protein, with the translated sequence MQGEWTPRDLDLLRQHAIPVEEAERQLRLFARPPHFLQLDRPCTLGDGIRHLDQTERAACLEAYEAARLAGRFLKFVPASGAASRMFAPLLEALHGRSSLRRDDLAARHDDAADEVLCFADSLPLFAFHDQLRRSLAASGLDLGTLLAGDLRPALEHLLTAKGLAYGDVPKGLLPFHRYSGTPRTAFEEHLVEAAHAIADREGCCRLHFTVAPEWLPRFEALLASRRPDLETRFGVRFDIGFSSQKAATATLAVDLEGHAFRNDAGDLLLRPGGHGALLENLGALGADLVMIKNIDNVTTEDQLADTLLWKKVLGGYLCSLQQRLFAHVSRLQSGGAPERAVEEALHFVRDDLGLTVPPAVTAAGTTAQRDFLLQRLDSPVRVCGMVHNRGEPGGGPFWVRGADEESTVQIVERAQIDTSNPEQQRIFASMTHFSPVDLVCGLRDARGQAFALQRYVDHEAVFISEKSSAGRKLRALEHPGLWNGGMSRWITLLVEVPETTFNPVKTINDLLRPAHQPQ
- a CDS encoding beta-ketoacyl synthase N-terminal-like domain-containing protein → MTRVGLFGWGIVAPRSPDIETFATNLASATSWLAPFHGFGPDNFLVGQPEFRFETYKKWITERFTPNRFHQLEEKMDPSTHYAIGAFVQALEQNPGLEDVLQDLGTQAHVYVGTGLGSLPTLHDETLALYRAQRRWNRFWSRPERNSAFRHYANLGEDERRTVSGVPPDPRSVGEDNRDQTEDVWLAYWAARSSELAEYLREVRAIEDLSAEGEIETAKLRVIREKRRLHGKLQEKWQTPTPPWEVVSAKVIWNIPNTPASQISMLGRIVGATFAPVAACSTFGVALKLGMDAIQRGEARAVVVGATDPPPHALTVGAFYNARVSAADGMVSKPLTRLRGTHVAGGAVLWIVGDLEFMTRRGFSPLGMEPLAVGVTSDAEHIITPTRAGPTRAVRAALDAAAVEAGDIAAWDLHATATPGDYMEVETLRSIVPDSVLVTARKGTFGHGMSAGGGWELTAQYLGYARGRHFPTPLGATELNAEIRKLHERFVFDQECNAQGIAGKLSMGIGGINACVISRPWEPALASRR